A genome region from Colwellia sp. Arc7-D includes the following:
- a CDS encoding TlpA disulfide reductase family protein — MLIFNAVSMLRETDMLSASADVTPAPQTLKTLKNNVITLHAEGKKTIVYFFAPWCQVCNFSIDNLQSFYQENPEINVIAVALDFVDEEEVMKFTNNHQLTFPVALGNEQVKADFKVLGYPSYYVLDGQNTVIARSLGYTTEIGLYLRSL; from the coding sequence TTGTTAATTTTTAATGCTGTTTCTATGCTGCGTGAAACTGATATGTTATCTGCCAGTGCAGATGTTACTCCAGCTCCACAAACATTAAAAACACTTAAAAATAATGTTATTACCCTTCACGCAGAGGGTAAGAAAACGATTGTTTATTTTTTTGCTCCTTGGTGCCAAGTGTGCAATTTTAGCATCGATAATTTACAAAGCTTTTATCAAGAAAATCCTGAGATAAATGTTATTGCAGTCGCATTAGACTTTGTTGATGAAGAAGAGGTAATGAAATTTACTAATAATCACCAATTAACGTTTCCTGTTGCTTTAGGTAATGAGCAAGTAAAAGCCGACTTTAAGGTCTTGGGTTACCCTAGTTATTATGTATTAGACGGCCAAAATACTGTAATTGCTCGATCTTTAGGCTATACAACTGAAATAGGTCTGTATTTAAGGAGTCTTTAG
- a CDS encoding helix-turn-helix transcriptional regulator, producing the protein MPKVLTNNVRALRFHHNEMTQQELAKMVSVSRQTIVAIEKGKYSPSLEVAFKIADVFSVSIAEVFSYQEQVDE; encoded by the coding sequence ATGCCTAAAGTATTAACTAATAATGTTCGGGCTTTACGCTTTCATCACAATGAGATGACACAGCAAGAATTAGCTAAAATGGTTAGTGTCTCTAGACAAACTATTGTAGCAATAGAAAAAGGCAAATACTCACCCTCATTAGAGGTAGCATTTAAAATTGCAGATGTATTTAGTGTATCGATTGCCGAGGTATTTAGTTATCAAGAACAAGTTGATGAGTAA
- a CDS encoding sulfotransferase, whose amino-acid sequence MEQTISLLHQQAQQAINKSEYRLAHQCLIKILKQDKHFSDAYFLLGMIASVHHNIDKAILLIEQAIVLAPNNSEFLAQLAKHYALTKNHLLALKNAKLSQTLNPTSALTWDTLGVTYSQIGLHQLAVPCFEKAIEKDKTVAEYFFNLGASQKFNGDFIGARSSYEQCILLSPMHCKAHAALTSLGQISASNNHIPALEYIHKNIAKTDDLLYISHALAREYEALKNYDKAFNYLQSAKQKKLAQLDYSINDDKTIFTALEQTFNQQQDFKIGFATSEAIFVVGMPRTGTTLVERIISQHSDVTSAGELQNFGLLLKQMTKTTTNKVIDAETVQAACNIDFCQLGKSYIESTRAITGKSTKFVDKMPLNCLYAGFILQALPNAKIICLDRNPLDTIVSNFRQLFAVNFSYYNYAYDLSTTAEFYLLFKNLISFWLEQYPDNFYIVNYEKLVNNPEEEAKKLIEFCGLHWQDVCLHINDNASPVATASALQVREPINNKSIGNWEKYDKYLHEVKAILATANCS is encoded by the coding sequence ATGGAACAAACAATAAGTTTATTACACCAACAAGCGCAGCAAGCAATCAATAAAAGCGAGTATCGATTAGCACATCAATGTTTAATTAAAATATTAAAGCAAGACAAGCACTTTTCTGATGCTTACTTTTTACTGGGAATGATTGCCAGTGTTCACCACAATATTGACAAGGCTATTTTATTAATTGAGCAAGCTATTGTGCTTGCTCCGAATAATAGTGAGTTTTTAGCACAACTAGCAAAGCATTACGCGTTGACTAAAAATCACTTGTTGGCACTGAAAAATGCGAAATTATCACAAACACTTAATCCAACCTCTGCGTTAACATGGGACACTTTAGGGGTTACCTATAGTCAAATAGGCCTTCATCAACTCGCTGTGCCATGCTTTGAAAAAGCCATTGAAAAAGATAAGACGGTGGCAGAGTATTTCTTTAATTTAGGTGCCTCTCAAAAGTTTAACGGTGATTTTATCGGCGCACGCTCCAGCTACGAACAATGTATTTTGTTGTCGCCGATGCATTGTAAAGCACATGCTGCATTAACGAGTTTGGGGCAAATATCAGCGAGCAATAATCATATACCAGCCCTAGAATACATACACAAAAATATAGCTAAAACAGATGATTTGCTTTATATATCTCACGCATTAGCACGAGAATACGAAGCATTGAAAAACTACGACAAAGCCTTTAATTATTTACAAAGTGCAAAGCAGAAAAAGTTAGCTCAGCTCGATTATTCAATTAATGATGATAAAACAATATTTACGGCGTTAGAGCAAACATTTAATCAGCAACAAGATTTTAAAATAGGATTTGCAACAAGCGAAGCAATTTTTGTAGTAGGTATGCCAAGAACTGGTACTACATTAGTTGAACGAATAATATCACAGCACAGTGATGTTACGAGTGCTGGTGAATTACAGAACTTTGGTTTGTTATTGAAACAAATGACAAAAACTACAACGAATAAAGTAATTGATGCTGAAACTGTGCAGGCGGCTTGTAACATCGATTTTTGCCAATTAGGTAAAAGTTATATTGAAAGTACGCGCGCTATTACGGGAAAATCAACAAAGTTTGTCGATAAAATGCCCTTAAACTGTTTATATGCTGGGTTTATTTTACAAGCGTTACCGAACGCCAAGATTATTTGTTTAGACAGAAACCCACTCGATACTATTGTAAGTAATTTTAGGCAGCTATTTGCAGTTAATTTTTCTTATTATAACTACGCGTACGATTTATCAACTACCGCAGAATTCTACTTGTTATTTAAAAATCTTATTTCGTTTTGGCTAGAGCAGTATCCAGATAATTTTTATATTGTTAACTATGAAAAATTGGTCAACAATCCAGAAGAAGAGGCCAAAAAATTAATCGAATTTTGCGGTCTACATTGGCAAGATGTTTGTTTGCATATTAACGATAATGCCTCTCCAGTTGCCACGGCTAGTGCGTTACAAGTGCGAGAGCCTATTAATAATAAATCGATTGGGAATTGGGAGAAATATGATAAATATCTTCATGAGGTAAAAGCTATATTAGCAACGGCCAATTGTAGTTAA
- a CDS encoding TonB-dependent receptor: MNNKVTHVFAKSVICIAITSSFGVSTLSFAQDTPAEVQTKAQGIEVIAVTASRRKSSIQEAPMNITALDGDTMKDQNITELSDVARWVPGLTVPDQGGRTGSPIIVRGLNTNASGPDTDGGTVATYIGEIPLSVDMKILDVERVEVLIGPQGTLYGAGTLGGAIRYLPNKPVLDETSGSIYGQVSSLAQSDDTGSEGGFVFNTPIIDDEFGVRIAFNYLNDPGFIDYNYLVGEPGVSITDPNWSDADEVNSNIKRKKDVNDEQTTTARIMFRWTPNDDIDTTLSYFYQKQDIGGRSIAHGNSLSDDNPLSAIIGDYESAYRVEEPMTNETSLISLEISADLGFAELVSATGYSKSDSDGQRDQTDLLISLDYSYEEFPAFTAFTRDIDSKKVFTEELRLVSTSESDLSWVVGAFYNKQEKTNEGKEFTPGFGEYAVEYWGADQARPDNLEYIQQREEEIIEKAIFGEINYQATEQLSLTFGARFYDYKVTSAIGTDLPLLNTLFFGAGPDDIFIDLQSSTSSESGNIFKFNADYKFNDDVMLYATVSEGYRLGGSNGVPACLNDDDVYQNICGTPDEMSYNPDEITNYELGFKSTWLSNQFHFNAAVFMVDWTDAQVGTFAETGGVDVTVNAASADARGLEISTRALITDQLTGFATYAYTSSELSADAPLLDDGLGNKALDGARLPGTPEHQFSLGLTYMTEITDDIGLDVNYGLTYQSDVYSQVGLLNMGEALPGYALSNMSAIFSKDSWKVTLYVDNMFDKYAYASVRRTAADITVNNDPSIQRYYGHYVVTPRKVGLRFEYLFDL; the protein is encoded by the coding sequence ATGAACAATAAAGTTACTCATGTTTTTGCAAAGTCGGTTATATGCATAGCTATTACGTCATCTTTTGGTGTTTCTACGTTAAGTTTTGCACAAGATACACCCGCCGAAGTCCAGACTAAAGCCCAAGGTATTGAAGTTATTGCCGTTACGGCTAGTCGACGTAAATCAAGTATCCAAGAAGCGCCGATGAATATCACGGCACTTGATGGTGATACGATGAAAGATCAAAACATTACAGAATTATCAGATGTTGCTCGCTGGGTACCTGGCTTAACCGTTCCTGACCAAGGTGGTCGAACAGGCTCTCCTATTATTGTACGTGGTTTAAATACCAATGCATCAGGTCCTGATACCGATGGCGGCACAGTTGCCACCTATATAGGTGAAATACCTTTAAGTGTTGATATGAAAATACTTGATGTTGAGCGTGTTGAAGTATTAATTGGTCCACAAGGTACATTGTATGGTGCCGGTACTTTAGGAGGTGCAATCAGATACTTACCGAATAAACCAGTACTAGATGAGACCTCAGGTAGCATTTATGGTCAGGTATCTTCTTTAGCACAAAGTGACGATACCGGCTCAGAAGGCGGTTTTGTTTTTAACACCCCTATTATTGATGATGAATTCGGTGTACGTATCGCGTTTAACTATTTAAATGACCCAGGATTTATTGATTACAATTATTTGGTTGGTGAACCCGGTGTTTCGATAACCGATCCAAATTGGTCTGATGCCGATGAAGTCAACAGTAACATAAAGCGTAAAAAAGATGTTAATGACGAACAAACTACAACGGCGCGTATTATGTTTCGTTGGACTCCTAATGATGATATAGACACTACGCTGTCTTATTTTTATCAAAAACAAGACATTGGTGGACGTTCGATTGCTCATGGAAATAGCTTAAGTGATGATAATCCACTTTCTGCTATTATTGGTGACTATGAATCGGCTTATCGTGTTGAAGAACCAATGACTAATGAAACCTCGTTAATCAGTTTAGAAATTAGTGCTGATTTGGGTTTTGCTGAATTGGTTTCAGCAACGGGTTATTCAAAATCTGATTCAGATGGTCAACGTGATCAAACCGATTTATTAATTAGCTTAGATTATAGCTATGAAGAATTTCCAGCATTTACTGCGTTTACCCGTGACATTGATAGCAAAAAAGTCTTTACAGAAGAACTTCGCTTAGTATCAACAAGTGAATCTGATCTCTCTTGGGTCGTGGGTGCTTTCTACAATAAACAAGAAAAAACCAACGAAGGTAAAGAATTTACCCCAGGGTTTGGTGAATATGCTGTTGAATATTGGGGTGCAGATCAAGCAAGACCTGATAATTTAGAATATATTCAACAAAGAGAAGAAGAAATTATCGAAAAAGCCATTTTTGGTGAAATAAATTATCAAGCCACTGAGCAGTTATCACTAACATTTGGTGCACGTTTTTATGATTATAAAGTTACCTCTGCCATTGGCACTGATTTACCATTACTAAATACGTTGTTTTTCGGTGCTGGCCCTGACGACATTTTTATCGACTTACAAAGTAGCACCTCAAGCGAAAGTGGTAATATCTTCAAGTTTAATGCTGATTATAAATTCAATGATGATGTTATGCTGTACGCTACCGTCAGCGAGGGGTATCGCTTAGGCGGCTCAAACGGTGTTCCAGCTTGTCTTAATGATGACGATGTATACCAAAATATCTGTGGGACACCAGATGAAATGTCCTATAATCCTGATGAAATAACTAACTATGAACTCGGTTTTAAGAGTACTTGGTTAAGTAATCAATTTCATTTTAATGCCGCTGTTTTCATGGTTGATTGGACCGATGCGCAGGTTGGTACTTTCGCAGAAACTGGTGGTGTTGATGTCACGGTTAATGCAGCATCAGCAGACGCGCGCGGGTTAGAAATCTCAACTAGAGCACTCATAACCGATCAGTTAACAGGTTTTGCTACTTATGCTTATACCTCATCAGAACTTTCAGCTGATGCGCCGCTGTTAGATGATGGCCTTGGTAATAAAGCATTGGATGGTGCAAGATTACCTGGTACGCCAGAACACCAATTCTCGCTTGGTTTAACCTACATGACAGAAATTACTGATGATATTGGTTTAGATGTTAATTACGGTTTAACTTATCAAAGTGATGTTTATTCTCAGGTCGGTTTATTAAATATGGGTGAAGCGCTTCCGGGTTATGCATTAAGTAATATGTCAGCGATTTTCAGCAAAGATAGTTGGAAAGTTACCTTGTATGTAGACAATATGTTTGATAAATATGCCTATGCTTCGGTGAGACGCACAGCTGCAGATATTACTGTTAACAATGATCCTAGTATTCAGCGTTATTATGGTCATTATGTGGTAACTCCTCGTAAAGTCGGTTTACGTTTTGAATATTTATTTGATTTATAA
- a CDS encoding DUF917 domain-containing protein: MRILNREELSDILYGCAILGTGGGGDIKEGFQYIDEALSAGKEFKLISIDDVPDGEYLCTPYLLGAISPLSTEEEKKYSYLAKSNEMPMMTAFKRLKAYSGHNYYGTICCELGGANTAISFYLAAMTDCYIIDADPAGRAVPEITHSTYYFNDLPAAPIIATNEFGECFICENIIDDMRAETVVRALSKVSRNNISAIDHALPVEVLKGAVIEGTISKALAIGKALRIAKAQNTDLAEVIAENGGGYVAFKGAVSDFNFETTGGFTLGNIYIAGSDEHQGNTYHISVKNENMVSRLNGEVDVTIPDLICCIDLDKGEPISNPHYKLDMNVAVIILPAAKEFTTERGLKAFGPAYVGLDAPYKPAISNIK; the protein is encoded by the coding sequence ATGAGGATACTTAACCGTGAAGAACTTTCAGACATTTTATATGGCTGTGCTATTTTAGGTACCGGCGGTGGCGGTGATATTAAGGAAGGTTTTCAGTATATCGATGAAGCGCTAAGTGCAGGCAAGGAGTTCAAACTGATTAGCATTGATGACGTGCCAGATGGCGAATACCTATGCACCCCTTATCTGCTAGGCGCTATTTCACCATTATCCACTGAAGAAGAAAAAAAATATAGTTACTTGGCCAAAAGTAACGAGATGCCAATGATGACAGCTTTTAAACGCCTGAAAGCTTATAGTGGGCACAACTATTACGGTACTATTTGTTGTGAGTTAGGAGGAGCGAATACCGCTATTTCATTTTACTTAGCAGCGATGACCGATTGTTATATTATTGATGCCGACCCCGCTGGTAGAGCTGTACCAGAAATAACACACTCTACTTATTATTTTAATGATTTACCCGCTGCACCTATTATAGCTACCAATGAATTTGGTGAGTGTTTTATATGTGAAAATATTATTGATGATATGAGAGCTGAGACGGTTGTTCGCGCTTTATCAAAGGTGAGTAGAAATAATATTTCAGCAATTGATCATGCTCTACCTGTAGAAGTTTTGAAAGGAGCTGTGATTGAAGGTACCATTTCTAAAGCATTAGCCATTGGTAAAGCGCTTCGAATAGCCAAAGCACAGAACACTGATTTAGCTGAGGTAATTGCTGAAAATGGCGGCGGTTATGTTGCTTTTAAGGGAGCTGTTAGTGACTTTAACTTCGAAACCACTGGAGGCTTTACTTTAGGTAATATTTATATTGCGGGCAGCGATGAACACCAAGGAAACACTTACCATATTTCAGTAAAAAACGAAAATATGGTATCACGACTAAATGGTGAAGTTGACGTAACTATTCCAGATCTTATTTGTTGTATCGACCTTGATAAAGGCGAACCAATATCAAACCCCCATTATAAGCTAGATATGAATGTAGCTGTCATTATTCTTCCAGCAGCCAAAGAATTTACTACTGAAAGAGGTTTAAAGGCTTTTGGGCCTGCCTATGTCGGTTTAGATGCACCCTATAAGCCAGCAATTTCCAATATCAAATAA
- a CDS encoding M14-type cytosolic carboxypeptidase, giving the protein MLRVDDNFDGGNIEVIDISLEKVSLNIKKDSKSDEKQWFYFRATGIKNIRCNFEIANASTVSYPEAWPTCSIVASYDRKSWFRVPTSYNGETLSFNLQAERDIAYFALFEPYSYERHLDLISWSLTQDNCTLLSYCETLEQNQIELLQIGTRSNDKKNIWIIARQHPAETMAEWFIEGLLKKILSGTSLQNKALLDAATFYIVPSMNPDGAIAGNLRTNGAGIDLNRSWLNPNKLTAPESHFVFEQMKSIGVDLFLDIHGDEDIPYAFIAGSEGNPSYTKELALLDTFFRAQFNKATPDFCVENGYKANLPGAGDLRIACNQVGEYFNCLSLTIEMPFTDNKYQPNKIEGWNAQRSMALGAVVLTPIRNILPKLTKTKNSDCTQIN; this is encoded by the coding sequence ATGCTTAGGGTCGATGATAATTTTGACGGTGGAAACATTGAAGTAATTGATATTTCATTAGAAAAAGTAAGTTTAAATATAAAAAAAGATTCAAAGTCAGATGAAAAACAATGGTTTTACTTTCGAGCTACCGGCATAAAAAATATACGCTGTAATTTTGAGATAGCGAATGCAAGCACCGTTTCTTATCCTGAAGCTTGGCCGACATGCTCTATCGTTGCATCTTATGATCGAAAAAGCTGGTTTAGAGTGCCCACTTCCTATAACGGAGAAACCTTAAGTTTCAATCTTCAAGCTGAACGTGATATTGCCTATTTCGCTTTATTTGAACCCTATTCATACGAAAGGCACCTCGATTTAATTTCATGGTCCTTAACTCAAGATAACTGCACTTTATTAAGCTATTGTGAAACCCTTGAGCAAAATCAAATTGAGTTATTGCAAATAGGTACCCGCTCAAACGATAAAAAAAACATTTGGATTATTGCGAGGCAGCACCCTGCTGAAACAATGGCAGAATGGTTTATTGAAGGCTTGCTGAAAAAAATATTAAGTGGCACTAGTCTACAAAATAAAGCCTTATTAGATGCCGCTACTTTTTACATAGTGCCAAGTATGAACCCTGATGGTGCTATTGCTGGCAACCTGAGAACCAACGGAGCAGGCATTGATCTTAATCGCTCTTGGTTAAACCCTAATAAACTAACAGCTCCTGAATCACACTTTGTATTCGAGCAGATGAAATCAATAGGGGTTGATTTATTTTTAGATATACACGGTGATGAAGACATACCTTACGCCTTTATTGCTGGTAGTGAAGGTAATCCTAGTTACACCAAAGAACTTGCTTTACTTGATACATTTTTCCGAGCCCAATTTAACAAGGCAACCCCTGACTTCTGCGTTGAAAACGGCTATAAAGCCAATTTGCCCGGTGCAGGAGATTTACGTATTGCTTGTAATCAAGTCGGTGAATATTTCAATTGTTTGTCTTTAACTATCGAGATGCCATTCACGGATAATAAATATCAACCGAATAAAATTGAAGGTTGGAATGCTCAAAGGAGTATGGCTTTAGGTGCAGTTGTTCTTACACCGATTAGAAATATTTTACCTAAGTTAACAAAAACGAAAAATAGTGATTGTACCCAAATAAATTAG
- a CDS encoding cytosine permease gives MNESNDYSELKISDSELVSWPRIASISAMISFSLPTFITGLEIQQALTVHDALLALLIGSVLLIFIGGVMGTIGIKSRLSSYLLVRIAFGNAGAAIVNIAFAISLLGWFGVNIDLFSDAVLRLLDAQFNIVIPEWSIEIFAGICMITTTLYGFKAINIISTLLIPVLVLVTMKMFVGSLEEMTIAQYWVLEKTSTLSLSEGVASIVGVIIIGAIILPDIARFSKQKTGGFQIAFWSYGAAQLLVLFVTGFSASASGITDVLDLMLSLNLGLLAFVIIITGCWVLNSLNLYSTTLSIVATFPKFNQKVITIVLGLIGVLAAFMNILDNFLSFLSFLSTIFVPVAGVIIVDFIFIKGHAYNLETLANNRQFSIPAFIAWIMGALISVLNGRYDWLNLTGISVLDAIILTGLVYVILIKIPKKMFLTSKPFTSDEKQ, from the coding sequence TTGAATGAAAGTAATGACTATAGTGAACTAAAAATCAGCGACAGTGAGCTCGTATCTTGGCCCAGAATTGCATCAATCTCAGCCATGATCAGCTTTTCTTTACCTACGTTTATAACAGGGTTGGAAATTCAGCAGGCACTTACCGTTCATGATGCTCTGCTCGCCTTATTAATAGGCTCTGTTTTACTGATTTTTATCGGCGGAGTGATGGGAACTATTGGCATAAAAAGTAGGCTAAGTTCGTATTTATTGGTCAGAATTGCTTTTGGTAATGCTGGCGCTGCAATTGTAAATATTGCTTTCGCCATATCATTACTCGGTTGGTTTGGCGTTAATATTGATTTATTTTCAGATGCCGTTTTGCGATTATTAGACGCGCAATTTAATATCGTAATACCAGAATGGTCCATTGAAATTTTTGCTGGTATATGCATGATAACAACAACATTATATGGTTTTAAAGCGATTAATATTATATCAACGTTGCTTATCCCTGTATTAGTCTTAGTGACTATGAAAATGTTTGTTGGTTCCCTTGAAGAAATGACTATAGCGCAATATTGGGTATTGGAGAAAACATCCACATTAAGTTTGAGTGAAGGAGTAGCTTCTATTGTCGGTGTAATTATAATTGGTGCAATAATCCTACCCGATATAGCAAGGTTTTCGAAACAAAAAACAGGAGGCTTTCAAATTGCTTTTTGGTCTTATGGAGCTGCCCAATTACTAGTGCTGTTTGTCACAGGCTTTTCAGCGAGTGCATCAGGCATCACAGATGTACTGGATTTGATGTTAAGTTTAAATTTAGGTTTGTTAGCTTTTGTTATTATTATCACTGGCTGCTGGGTGTTAAATTCTCTTAATTTATACAGCACAACCTTAAGTATAGTTGCCACTTTTCCCAAGTTTAATCAAAAAGTGATCACGATAGTTTTAGGGCTTATTGGTGTGTTAGCGGCGTTCATGAATATTCTGGATAATTTCCTCAGCTTCTTATCTTTCTTATCGACTATATTTGTTCCTGTAGCCGGTGTCATTATCGTTGATTTTATCTTTATTAAAGGTCACGCTTATAACTTAGAGACGCTTGCTAATAATCGCCAATTTTCTATACCGGCATTTATTGCTTGGATCATGGGTGCACTAATTTCGGTGCTAAATGGCCGTTACGATTGGCTTAATCTGACCGGCATATCTGTTTTAGATGCGATTATTTTAACCGGATTGGTTTATGTGATATTAATAAAAATTCCGAAAAAAATGTTTTTAACCTCTAAACCATTTACATCAGATGAAAAACAATAA
- a CDS encoding Lrp/AsnC family transcriptional regulator, translated as MKKTIKMDRYNKKILTILHREADLTNAELAERVNLSVSACFQRVRMLKESGYFRTFHADINVELICEHVLAYLEFTLNDNSAKVRREFEKAVIKIPEIMDCMKLSGETDYLSFCCFTNTQKLNEVCESLSSNESLSIKRITPKIILDRPKYFLGFPLDNLKWHDEIVVDD; from the coding sequence ATGAAAAAAACTATAAAAATGGATCGATATAATAAAAAAATATTGACGATATTACACCGTGAAGCTGACTTAACAAATGCGGAATTAGCTGAAAGAGTAAACCTTTCTGTTAGTGCATGTTTTCAACGAGTGAGAATGTTGAAAGAATCGGGCTATTTCAGAACCTTTCATGCTGATATTAATGTAGAGCTTATTTGCGAACACGTTCTGGCATACTTAGAATTTACACTTAATGACAATAGTGCAAAGGTGAGGCGAGAATTTGAAAAAGCTGTAATCAAAATTCCTGAAATAATGGACTGTATGAAATTAAGTGGGGAAACTGATTACTTGTCCTTCTGTTGCTTTACTAATACTCAAAAACTTAATGAAGTTTGTGAGTCATTAAGCTCAAATGAAAGTCTTTCAATTAAAAGAATAACTCCAAAGATAATTCTAGATCGACCTAAGTATTTCTTAGGCTTTCCATTAGATAATCTAAAATGGCATGATGAGATAGTTGTGGATGATTAA
- a CDS encoding DNA-3-methyladenine glycosylase I, translating into MSEKNLCRCSWLDTTKDDYVAYHDEEWGIPIYDDQKLFENLTLESAQAGLSWYTILKRREGYRTAFENFDVNKVALFNDAKVEELVLNSEIIRHRGKILAAINNAKLFIEIQKEFGSFSHYMWSFVNHKTIVGHWAKPADYPATTKESDAWSKDLKKRGFKFVGSTICYAHMQACGMVNDHSSDCYKRSQIIDEFQQG; encoded by the coding sequence GTGAGTGAAAAAAATCTATGTCGCTGTTCGTGGTTAGATACAACTAAAGACGATTACGTTGCTTATCATGATGAAGAATGGGGAATCCCTATTTATGATGATCAAAAACTATTTGAAAATTTAACTCTTGAATCTGCGCAGGCAGGATTAAGTTGGTACACAATTTTAAAACGTCGCGAAGGGTATCGAACCGCATTTGAGAACTTTGACGTGAATAAAGTTGCCCTTTTCAACGATGCTAAAGTTGAAGAGTTAGTATTAAATAGTGAGATTATTCGCCATAGAGGTAAAATTCTTGCCGCGATTAATAATGCTAAACTGTTTATAGAAATACAAAAAGAGTTTGGCAGTTTTAGTCATTATATGTGGAGCTTTGTTAACCATAAAACTATTGTTGGTCATTGGGCAAAACCAGCTGACTACCCTGCTACCACTAAAGAATCAGATGCTTGGAGTAAAGACTTAAAAAAGCGAGGTTTTAAATTTGTAGGCTCTACGATTTGTTATGCGCATATGCAAGCTTGTGGCATGGTGAACGACCATAGCAGCGACTGTTACAAACGCTCACAAATTATCGATGAGTTTCAACAAGGTTAA
- a CDS encoding Bax inhibitor-1/YccA family protein yields MQSNISVNASRSSAIEINKVLKNTYMLLSMTLAFSAVTAGVSMAMGLSHMAALVMTLVSFGLLFVVNKNADKASGIFWIFAFTGLMGASLGPMLNYYAAMPNGASMIMQALGGTALIFFALSGYALTSKKDFSFMGGFLMVGLIVAVIAMVANIFFQIPALSLAISAAIIMIMSGLILFDTSRIIHGGETNYIRATVSLYLNIYNIFVHLLSLLGVLGGDD; encoded by the coding sequence ATGCAATCAAATATTAGTGTAAATGCTAGTAGAAGTTCAGCGATTGAAATTAACAAGGTTCTAAAAAACACCTACATGTTACTTTCAATGACTTTGGCGTTTAGTGCCGTAACTGCTGGTGTTTCTATGGCGATGGGCTTGTCTCATATGGCTGCCTTAGTAATGACCTTAGTTTCATTCGGTTTATTATTTGTTGTAAATAAAAATGCCGATAAAGCGAGTGGTATTTTTTGGATTTTTGCCTTCACTGGCTTAATGGGTGCATCTTTAGGCCCTATGCTTAATTATTATGCTGCAATGCCAAACGGCGCATCAATGATTATGCAAGCATTAGGTGGAACCGCATTAATTTTCTTTGCTCTTTCTGGTTACGCTTTAACGAGCAAAAAAGACTTCTCATTTATGGGTGGTTTTTTAATGGTTGGTTTAATCGTTGCTGTAATTGCAATGGTAGCAAACATCTTTTTCCAAATTCCGGCTCTTTCGTTAGCGATTAGTGCTGCAATTATTATGATTATGTCAGGTTTGATTTTGTTTGATACAAGCCGCATTATTCATGGTGGTGAAACAAACTATATTCGTGCAACTGTTTCTTTATACTTAAATATTTATAATATTTTTGTGCACTTATTAAGCCTTTTAGGTGTTCTAGGCGGCGATGACTAA
- the tusD gene encoding sulfurtransferase complex subunit TusD produces the protein MKNTLALVVTTPPHSNLTTSAINLVRAAVNNDVEILGVFFYQDGVLNAAKNLSIPSDEYQTLIQWQALNREYSVPLYLCITAAEKRGLSDDISNQALSNIDPAFIVSGLGELVELTSKAERVVQL, from the coding sequence ATGAAAAACACATTGGCTTTGGTGGTTACTACTCCACCTCACAGTAACTTAACCACCAGTGCAATTAACCTTGTTCGTGCCGCTGTTAATAACGATGTTGAAATTTTAGGTGTCTTTTTTTATCAAGACGGTGTATTAAATGCAGCAAAAAATTTATCTATTCCTAGTGATGAATATCAAACATTAATACAATGGCAAGCGTTAAACCGTGAATATAGTGTACCGTTATATTTATGTATTACTGCTGCAGAAAAACGTGGTTTAAGTGATGATATTAGCAACCAAGCGCTTTCAAATATAGACCCAGCTTTTATAGTGTCAGGCTTAGGTGAGTTAGTTGAGTTAACCAGTAAAGCTGAACGCGTGGTGCAATTATAA